Proteins encoded together in one Prunus dulcis chromosome 3, ALMONDv2, whole genome shotgun sequence window:
- the LOC117622288 gene encoding methionyl-tRNA formyltransferase isoform X2, whose protein sequence is MWSCNFCNSNAEDRSFTIVTISNNLILLLFALEQFQKDVFLSNLRDLQPELCITAAYGNILPSKFLNIPTSGTVNIHPSLLPLYRGAAPVQRALQDGVKETGVSLAFTVRALDAGPVIACERMEIEDQIKAPELLDLLFYEGSKLLIRELPSIFDGSAKVKAQPQDDSKATLAPKIASEESWLSFDEEAPVLHNKVRAFAGWPGTRAKVVIVDNKSGQDKITELKIITTKVCSRSNIQVNQPDEITFIKPALVFPCGGGTALEVLEIQLPGKKVMSAAAFWNGVRGQKLKILSAAYENDHLH, encoded by the exons ATGTGGAGCTGCAACTTTTGCAATTCTAATGCTGAAGATCGTAGCTTCACAATTGTTACCATAAGCAATAACCTAATACTGCTTCTTTTTGCGCTGGAACAATTTCAAAAG GATGTGTTCTTATCCAACTTAAGAGATTTGCAGCCAGAACTTTGCATTACTGCTGCATATGGGAATATTTTACCTAGCAAGTTTCTAAATATCCCGACATCGG GCACGGTCAATATACACCCAAGTCTTCTGCCATTATATCGTGGTGCTGCACCCGTTCAAAGAGCCTTGCAG GACGGTGTTAAAGAAACAGGAGTATCCTTAGCATTCACTGTCCGTGCACTGGATGCTGGACCTGTCATTGCCTGTGAAAGAatggaaattgaagatcaaattaaG GCACCGGAGCTACTTGATTTGCTATTTTATGAAG GATCTAAACTATTGATTCGTGAGCTTCCTTCTATATTTGATGGATCGGCTAAAGTGAAAGCACAGCCCCAGGATGACTCCAAAGCTACCTTAGCTCCCAAG ATTGCTTCTGAGGAGTCGTGGCTATCTTTTGATGAGGAAGCTCCAGTCCTACATAATAAG GTTCGTGCATTTGCAGGGTGGCCTGGAACTCGAGCTAAAGTTGTAATTGTTGACAACAAAAGTGGTCAAGACAAAATCACGGAGCTTAAAATTATCACCACGAAAGTTTGCAGCCGTAGCAATATTCAGGTCAATCAACCAGATGAGATCACTTTTATAAAGCCTGCACTAGTATTTCCATGTGGAGGGGGCACAGCCCTTGAG GTGTTGGAGATTCAGCTTCCAGGTAAGAAGGTAATGAGTGCAGCTGCCTTCTGGAATGGTGTACGTGGTCAAAAGCTGAAGATATTAAGTGCTGCTTATGAAAACGATCATTTAcattag
- the LOC117622965 gene encoding heavy metal-associated isoprenylated plant protein 21 produces the protein MGALDYLSNFCTVTSTRSKRKAMQTVEIKVKMDCDGCERRVKNAVTSMKGVKAVEVNRKQSRVIVSGYVEPNKVLKRVKSTGKRAEFWPYIPQHLVHYPYASGVYDRRAPNGYVRNVVQAFPASMNGPEENMVSLFSDDNVNACSIM, from the exons atgggTGCTCTTGATTATCTTTCCAACTTTTGCACTGTCACCAGCACAAGGAGCAAGCGCAAAGCAATGCAG ACAGTTGAGATCAAAGTCAAAATGGATTGTGATGGCTGTGAAAGAAGAGTCAAGAATGCTGTTACCTCCATGAAAG GTGTAAAAGCTGTGGAGGTGAACCGAAAACAAAGCCGGGTGATTGTGAGTGGGTATGTTGAACCAAACAAGGTGTTGAAGAGGGTAAAAAGTACAGGCAAGAGAGCTGAGTTTTGGCCGTACATTCCTCAACATCTGGTACACTATCCGTACGCCTCTGGAGTTTATGACAGAAGGGCACCAAATGGGTACGTCAGAAATGTGGTTCAAGCTTTTCCGGCCTCCATGAATGGCCCTGAGGAGAACATGGTCTCTCTCTTCAGTGATGATAACGTCAATGCTTGTTCCATAATGTAG
- the LOC117622288 gene encoding methionyl-tRNA formyltransferase isoform X1 yields MNSSLVFRRFWCFNAATSSSSTLCFASNKKPVVFLGSPQVSATVLDALLNASTAPDSLFEVAAIVTQPPSRKSRGKKLMPSPLAQHALDRGFPSNLIFTPERAGEDVFLSNLRDLQPELCITAAYGNILPSKFLNIPTSGTVNIHPSLLPLYRGAAPVQRALQDGVKETGVSLAFTVRALDAGPVIACERMEIEDQIKAPELLDLLFYEGSKLLIRELPSIFDGSAKVKAQPQDDSKATLAPKIASEESWLSFDEEAPVLHNKVRAFAGWPGTRAKVVIVDNKSGQDKITELKIITTKVCSRSNIQVNQPDEITFIKPALVFPCGGGTALEVLEIQLPGKKVMSAAAFWNGVRGQKLKILSAAYENDHLH; encoded by the exons ATGAATTCGTCACTAGTGTTTCGTCGCTTCTGGTGCTTCAATGCCgcaacttcatcttcttctacTCTATGCTTCGCTTCCAACAAGAAGCCCGTCGTCTTCTTAGGCTCTCCTCAg GTATCTGCAACTGTTCTTGATGCCCTTCTCAATGCATCCACTGCTCCGGACTCTTTGTTTGAG GTTGCAGCAATTGTTACTCAGCCGCCATCCAGAAAGTCTAGGGGGAAAAAGTTGATGCCTTCTCCTTTAGCACAGCATGCTCTTGACAGAGGCTTCCCTTCCAACCTTATTTTTACTCCTGAACGGGCTGGAGAG GATGTGTTCTTATCCAACTTAAGAGATTTGCAGCCAGAACTTTGCATTACTGCTGCATATGGGAATATTTTACCTAGCAAGTTTCTAAATATCCCGACATCGG GCACGGTCAATATACACCCAAGTCTTCTGCCATTATATCGTGGTGCTGCACCCGTTCAAAGAGCCTTGCAG GACGGTGTTAAAGAAACAGGAGTATCCTTAGCATTCACTGTCCGTGCACTGGATGCTGGACCTGTCATTGCCTGTGAAAGAatggaaattgaagatcaaattaaG GCACCGGAGCTACTTGATTTGCTATTTTATGAAG GATCTAAACTATTGATTCGTGAGCTTCCTTCTATATTTGATGGATCGGCTAAAGTGAAAGCACAGCCCCAGGATGACTCCAAAGCTACCTTAGCTCCCAAG ATTGCTTCTGAGGAGTCGTGGCTATCTTTTGATGAGGAAGCTCCAGTCCTACATAATAAG GTTCGTGCATTTGCAGGGTGGCCTGGAACTCGAGCTAAAGTTGTAATTGTTGACAACAAAAGTGGTCAAGACAAAATCACGGAGCTTAAAATTATCACCACGAAAGTTTGCAGCCGTAGCAATATTCAGGTCAATCAACCAGATGAGATCACTTTTATAAAGCCTGCACTAGTATTTCCATGTGGAGGGGGCACAGCCCTTGAG GTGTTGGAGATTCAGCTTCCAGGTAAGAAGGTAATGAGTGCAGCTGCCTTCTGGAATGGTGTACGTGGTCAAAAGCTGAAGATATTAAGTGCTGCTTATGAAAACGATCATTTAcattag